Proteins co-encoded in one Listeria ivanovii subsp. ivanovii genomic window:
- the galE gene encoding UDP-glucose 4-epimerase GalE, with protein MSIVVLGGAGYIGSHAVDKLIDQGYEVAVVDNLRTGHKESVHTKARFYEGDIRDKEFLNSVFDREEVEGVIHFAASSLVGESMEEPLSYLNNNVYGTQILLEVMEAFNVKYIVFSSSAATYGEPEQVPITEDMPTNPQSTYGETKLMMEKMMKWCDKAYGMRYVALRYFNVAGAKSDGSIGEDHQPESHLVPIILQVALGQREKLAIYGDDYHTPDGTCIRDYVHVEDLIDAHIRALEYLKNGGESNIFNLGSSNGFSVKEMLEAARNVTGKEIPAEVVPRRAGDPGTLIASSAKARNMLGWTPVYTDVEDIIATAWKWHVSHPNGY; from the coding sequence ATGAGTATTGTTGTTCTTGGAGGAGCCGGATATATTGGCTCCCATGCAGTAGATAAACTAATTGATCAAGGATATGAAGTGGCAGTTGTCGATAATTTAAGGACTGGACACAAAGAATCCGTTCATACAAAAGCACGTTTTTATGAGGGAGATATCCGGGATAAAGAATTTTTGAATTCCGTTTTTGATCGTGAGGAAGTGGAAGGAGTTATCCATTTTGCTGCTAGTTCACTTGTTGGTGAATCAATGGAAGAGCCACTTTCCTATTTAAATAATAATGTTTATGGTACACAAATTTTGCTAGAAGTAATGGAAGCGTTTAATGTGAAGTACATTGTTTTTTCTTCCAGTGCGGCAACTTACGGGGAACCTGAGCAAGTGCCGATTACAGAGGATATGCCAACAAATCCACAAAGTACCTATGGCGAAACTAAACTAATGATGGAAAAAATGATGAAGTGGTGCGATAAAGCGTATGGAATGAGATATGTGGCCTTACGTTATTTCAATGTTGCAGGTGCAAAATCAGATGGTTCTATTGGCGAAGACCATCAACCGGAATCGCATCTCGTACCAATAATTTTGCAAGTAGCGCTAGGTCAAAGAGAAAAATTAGCTATTTATGGAGATGACTATCATACCCCAGATGGTACATGTATCCGTGATTATGTCCATGTAGAAGATTTGATTGATGCACATATTCGAGCACTGGAATATTTGAAAAATGGTGGGGAAAGTAATATTTTTAACTTAGGTAGCAGTAATGGCTTCTCAGTGAAAGAAATGCTCGAAGCTGCTCGAAATGTGACTGGAAAAGAGATTCCTGCTGAAGTAGTTCCAAGACGAGCAGGAGATCCAGGAACCTTAATTGCTTCAAGTGCTAAGGCTAGAAATATGCTTGGTTGGACACCTGTTTATACGGATGTGGAAGATATTATCGCAACGGCTTGGAAGTGGCATGTGTCGCACCCAAATGGTTATTAA
- a CDS encoding helix-turn-helix transcriptional regulator, whose protein sequence is MTQNDLAKVLEVFRQTIHAVEKDKYNPSMELSLKMARYFNLTIEEIFSLEGEKI, encoded by the coding sequence ATTACTCAAAATGATTTAGCTAAAGTTCTAGAAGTTTTTCGCCAAACCATACATGCTGTTGAAAAAGATAAATACAATCCCAGCATGGAACTTAGTTTGAAAATGGCTAGGTATTTCAATTTAACCATAGAAGAAATTTTTAGTTTGGAGGGAGAAAAAATATGA
- a CDS encoding PspC domain-containing protein produces the protein MKKLYKSSSQKMISGVCGGLAEYFGIEVTIVRLIWVGLSLIAGSGILLYIIAAIIIPKQTPESEWE, from the coding sequence ATGAAAAAGTTATATAAATCTTCTTCACAAAAAATGATTAGTGGTGTCTGTGGTGGACTTGCAGAGTATTTTGGTATTGAAGTGACGATTGTTAGATTAATCTGGGTAGGTCTATCATTAATCGCAGGCTCAGGTATTCTTCTTTACATTATCGCTGCAATCATAATTCCAAAACAAACCCCTGAATCTGAATGGGAGTGA
- a CDS encoding phage holin family protein has translation MRWIIGVIVNSVLFVALSGFFTSFHVDGFTTALLASFILAILNMLIRPILLLLTLPINIFTLGLFTFVINALMLELTTFFMGDSFQFDSFGTALIIAAIMAFANMIINSVLWSKNEH, from the coding sequence ATGCGTTGGATTATTGGCGTAATCGTCAACTCGGTACTTTTTGTAGCATTATCAGGATTCTTTACAAGTTTTCACGTAGATGGATTCACAACAGCGCTATTAGCGAGTTTTATATTGGCAATTCTTAATATGCTAATTCGCCCTATCTTACTTCTTTTGACTTTACCGATTAACATTTTTACACTGGGGCTCTTTACCTTTGTTATTAATGCGCTTATGCTTGAACTGACAACTTTCTTTATGGGAGATTCATTCCAATTCGATAGTTTTGGTACTGCACTTATTATCGCTGCGATTATGGCATTTGCGAATATGATTATCAATTCCGTTTTATGGAGTAAAAATGAACATTAA
- a CDS encoding tetratricopeptide repeat protein, with translation MDKNKKIPAKIYPFYPNGQFYFERGVEAFRDQRIKEAIRYLARASELEPGESVILCQLAICYTEIGQFHKSNQLLRDILEKRDGNMDYCYYFIANNFAYMKDYRRALQYANRYLEMETDGDYAEEARDLIEVLLEETPFGETLENGFSNLEQEFYAYKKEINRYLAEEDSASACDILRKVIDEKPNFWPAYNQLASLYFEQLKEAEGVKVLSDLLQRNPGNLLGLCDFFVYHFYKGNREMADSLYVELRDVLPVLSHHKEKLGLIHAMMGAYDAADDLLEQVADLEVTERSKYYYYRAKAAYYIGDVEGAKMFWHSFLECDLYEDVRFPWEREIDLTNDTRLILEMLQAEDDLTHLLGVYALTVSSNRPEMMLFHPLLDMSKWSYMEHLIFTDFDYFPDGNVEQNGFLITKAMNILRENGVLFNEENASLYETVFSLVLNNNRKELILGRYTIEIVATAIAKIFLPDLELVLADEADFHKCAGEIQQVLSR, from the coding sequence ATGGACAAAAACAAAAAAATACCAGCAAAAATCTATCCATTTTATCCGAATGGACAATTTTATTTTGAACGGGGTGTGGAAGCTTTTCGTGATCAACGAATTAAAGAAGCGATTCGATATTTGGCACGTGCTTCAGAACTGGAGCCAGGAGAGTCAGTAATTCTTTGCCAACTCGCGATTTGTTACACGGAAATAGGGCAATTCCATAAATCTAATCAATTACTTAGGGACATCTTGGAAAAACGGGATGGAAATATGGATTACTGCTATTATTTTATTGCTAATAACTTTGCTTATATGAAAGACTATCGACGCGCACTCCAATATGCGAATCGTTACTTAGAAATGGAGACAGACGGGGATTATGCAGAAGAAGCTCGTGATTTAATTGAAGTTTTACTAGAAGAAACTCCTTTTGGTGAGACGTTAGAAAATGGCTTCTCTAATTTGGAACAAGAATTTTATGCTTATAAAAAAGAGATTAATCGCTATTTGGCAGAAGAAGACAGTGCCTCAGCTTGTGATATTTTAAGAAAAGTTATTGATGAAAAACCAAACTTTTGGCCAGCTTATAATCAGCTTGCTTCTCTTTATTTTGAGCAATTGAAAGAAGCAGAAGGAGTAAAAGTTTTAAGTGATTTACTCCAAAGAAATCCAGGGAATCTGTTAGGATTGTGCGATTTCTTCGTGTATCATTTTTATAAGGGAAATAGGGAAATGGCTGATTCGCTATATGTGGAATTGCGAGATGTGTTGCCAGTTCTTTCACACCATAAAGAAAAACTTGGATTGATTCACGCGATGATGGGGGCTTATGACGCGGCAGACGATTTGCTTGAACAAGTAGCTGATTTGGAAGTTACTGAGCGTAGTAAATATTATTATTACCGTGCCAAAGCGGCATATTATATAGGAGACGTGGAAGGTGCAAAAATGTTCTGGCATTCATTCTTAGAGTGCGATTTATATGAGGATGTTAGATTTCCATGGGAGCGAGAAATAGATTTAACGAATGACACGCGTCTTATCCTAGAAATGCTTCAAGCGGAAGATGATTTGACGCATTTGTTAGGTGTTTATGCACTCACTGTTTCAAGTAATCGACCGGAAATGATGCTGTTTCATCCGTTGCTTGATATGAGTAAGTGGTCTTATATGGAGCATTTGATATTCACGGATTTTGATTATTTCCCAGATGGCAATGTGGAGCAAAACGGTTTTTTAATTACAAAAGCAATGAATATACTTCGAGAAAATGGTGTTTTATTTAATGAGGAAAATGCATCTTTATATGAGACGGTATTTTCACTTGTTTTGAATAATAATCGAAAAGAATTAATTCTTGGACGCTACACGATAGAAATCGTCGCTACAGCTATTGCAAAAATATTTTTACCAGACTTAGAGCTTGTTTTAGCGGATGAGGCGGATTTCCATAAGTGTGCAGGCGAGATACAGCAAGTTCTGAGCAGATAA
- the ppaX gene encoding pyrophosphatase PpaX has product MTGKITTLLFDLDGTLINTNELIIKTFQATFQEFLPDRVFTREDILPFIGPSLMETFREINPAHAEEMRVFYREYNLKHHDDLILEYDGVYEAIRALYEEDYKLGIVSTKMYDTIMRGLKVTGLDKFFQVVIGLDQVSNAKPDPEGIEMALSLLNASKEEAIMIGDNYHDIEAGKNAETLTAGVAWAIKGPEHLAQFQPDFMLTKMSDLLAIVRDEE; this is encoded by the coding sequence ATGACTGGGAAAATTACTACATTGTTGTTTGACTTAGATGGCACACTGATAAATACAAACGAATTGATTATTAAAACTTTTCAAGCGACATTTCAAGAATTCTTACCTGACCGTGTTTTTACAAGAGAGGATATTTTGCCATTTATTGGTCCCTCCCTTATGGAAACTTTTCGTGAAATTAACCCGGCACATGCAGAAGAAATGCGCGTTTTTTATCGGGAGTATAATTTAAAACATCATGATGATTTAATCTTAGAATATGACGGGGTTTATGAAGCGATTCGAGCTTTGTATGAAGAAGATTATAAACTAGGTATTGTTTCCACAAAAATGTACGATACAATTATGCGTGGCCTAAAAGTGACGGGTCTAGACAAGTTTTTCCAAGTGGTGATTGGATTAGATCAAGTATCGAATGCGAAACCTGATCCTGAGGGGATTGAGATGGCTCTTTCTTTACTAAACGCATCCAAAGAAGAAGCGATTATGATTGGTGATAACTACCATGATATCGAAGCTGGCAAAAATGCAGAAACATTAACTGCTGGTGTAGCTTGGGCAATCAAAGGACCAGAGCACTTAGCACAGTTTCAACCAGATTTCATGCTAACAAAAATGAGCGACTTACTTGCGATTGTTAGGGACGAGGAATAA
- a CDS encoding DUF4097 family beta strand repeat-containing protein: MDKKLRRSRVDRKVGGVFGGLAEFLGIDATILRLIYIVITVITMKTGIAIIAYIIALFVIPSADTSNEEVIERHRRRVDEKRRRHTGRNEVKQEVREAMRERHNHANRNKNNHPHNHPRRKEERPRPVREFNFDNVTFRSFTIRVATGDVIIRSWDKDQMKVRAVLAVHEKARSIRQLSEEKLWDYFFSQTMLDISPDSFTFESKNELLKTDLVVTIPKRLYEQVKIQLLNGNLKYDDTAAEDAIIKTRHGDIRSSGASGKFLSTESADGEIFFKRSTVENVDMSTAKGDIALQGNFHTTIAKAAQGDVEYILENETSSAADLAAPNGDIRIQIPPTWNVDGTLGTKKEKIYFDLKNAKIWDDAERTFVFTQNAEEISMATLQAKVGNGIIKVSELENKIV, encoded by the coding sequence ATGGATAAAAAACTACGAAGATCAAGAGTAGACCGGAAAGTCGGTGGTGTATTTGGTGGATTGGCTGAATTTTTAGGTATCGATGCCACAATATTACGACTTATATATATCGTAATTACCGTTATTACGATGAAAACTGGTATTGCAATTATCGCTTATATCATTGCCTTGTTTGTGATTCCTTCCGCTGATACAAGTAACGAAGAAGTTATTGAAAGGCACCGTCGCCGTGTGGATGAAAAAAGAAGACGCCACACTGGACGTAATGAGGTTAAACAGGAAGTGCGAGAAGCAATGAGAGAAAGACATAATCACGCGAATAGAAATAAGAATAATCATCCTCATAACCATCCAAGAAGAAAAGAAGAACGACCACGTCCAGTAAGAGAATTTAATTTTGATAATGTGACTTTTCGTTCTTTCACAATCAGAGTAGCTACCGGGGATGTCATTATCCGTTCATGGGATAAAGATCAAATGAAAGTTCGTGCTGTATTAGCTGTACATGAAAAAGCGCGTTCTATCCGTCAATTAAGTGAAGAAAAACTATGGGATTATTTCTTTAGCCAAACAATGCTTGATATTTCCCCAGACAGCTTCACTTTTGAATCAAAAAATGAATTGCTAAAAACAGACTTAGTTGTTACAATTCCCAAACGTTTATATGAACAAGTAAAAATCCAATTGCTAAATGGTAACTTAAAATACGATGATACAGCGGCAGAAGATGCTATCATCAAAACACGGCACGGAGACATTCGTTCGTCAGGAGCTAGCGGTAAATTCCTTAGCACAGAATCTGCGGATGGAGAAATTTTCTTTAAACGCAGTACTGTTGAAAATGTTGATATGTCAACGGCTAAAGGAGACATAGCGCTTCAAGGTAATTTTCATACGACGATTGCTAAAGCAGCTCAAGGAGATGTCGAGTATATTTTAGAAAACGAAACTTCCTCAGCAGCAGACCTAGCAGCACCAAATGGAGACATTCGTATTCAAATACCACCAACTTGGAATGTCGATGGAACACTCGGAACAAAAAAAGAAAAAATTTATTTTGACTTAAAAAATGCAAAAATTTGGGATGATGCAGAAAGAACTTTTGTCTTCACTCAAAATGCAGAAGAAATAAGCATGGCAACACTCCAAGCTAAAGTTGGAAATGGGATAATCAAAGTTTCTGAACTCGAAAATAAAATTGTTTAA
- the hprK gene encoding HPr(Ser) kinase/phosphatase yields the protein MTKSVTVKDLVERLNLELICSEKGLERPILTSDLSRPGLELTGFFSYYPEDRVQLFGMTEISFSEGMEPEERLKRYRQMCTKRTPAFVISRNLEVPKELVEAAKEASIPVLRSRLKTTRLSVYITNYLESRLAPVISMHGVLVDIYGLGVLITGSSGVGKSETALELVKRGHRLVADDNVEIRQEDEMTLIGSSPAIIEHLLEIRGLGIINVMTLFGAGAVRSSKKITIVVHLENWDPDKHYDRVGLDQEKTKIFDMDIPKITVPVRPGRNLSVIIEVAAMNFRLKNMGYNAAEQFTQDLNNLIGHNSSMND from the coding sequence ATGACAAAATCGGTTACAGTAAAGGATTTAGTAGAACGACTTAATTTAGAGTTAATTTGTTCAGAAAAGGGACTTGAACGGCCAATTTTAACAAGTGATTTATCTAGGCCAGGTCTGGAACTTACAGGCTTTTTCTCTTATTACCCGGAAGATCGAGTACAACTTTTTGGGATGACGGAAATTTCTTTTTCAGAAGGTATGGAGCCAGAAGAACGGCTTAAAAGATATCGACAAATGTGTACAAAGCGAACTCCGGCTTTTGTGATTTCAAGAAATTTAGAAGTACCAAAAGAATTAGTGGAAGCAGCAAAAGAAGCGAGTATTCCTGTGCTTCGTTCAAGGCTTAAGACTACACGTTTATCCGTTTATATTACGAATTACTTAGAAAGTAGACTAGCACCGGTAATTTCTATGCATGGTGTATTAGTGGATATATATGGCCTTGGGGTTTTAATTACAGGAAGCAGTGGCGTCGGTAAGAGTGAGACGGCATTAGAACTTGTAAAACGAGGACATAGACTGGTAGCGGATGATAATGTTGAAATCCGTCAAGAAGATGAAATGACGTTAATTGGATCTTCACCAGCGATTATTGAACATTTGTTAGAGATTCGAGGCCTTGGAATTATTAATGTGATGACGTTATTTGGAGCAGGAGCTGTTCGTTCAAGTAAAAAAATAACGATTGTTGTGCACCTTGAAAACTGGGACCCAGATAAGCATTATGATCGTGTTGGGTTAGATCAAGAAAAAACAAAAATTTTTGACATGGATATTCCAAAAATTACTGTTCCAGTTCGTCCTGGGCGAAATTTATCTGTTATCATTGAAGTAGCGGCGATGAATTTCCGATTGAAGAATATGGGATATAATGCCGCGGAACAATTTACACAAGACCTTAATAATTTAATAGGTCATAATAGTAGTATGAATGATTAA
- a CDS encoding acyltransferase — MRRLEKLKAPDEKVNTLFQVYKTISFWRAVKNTIVIEFGRFFPWMGGKRQIYRACLGMKIGEKTAIAYKVMPDLFFPEKITIGANSIIGYQTTILTHEYLIAEYCIGEVVIGNNVMVGANVTILPGVTIGDGATIAAGAIVSKDVPPESFAYGNPLIIKEKVILK, encoded by the coding sequence TTGAGACGGCTAGAGAAGCTAAAAGCCCCCGACGAAAAAGTCAACACGCTGTTTCAAGTATATAAAACGATTTCCTTTTGGCGAGCAGTAAAAAATACAATAGTGATTGAATTTGGGCGTTTCTTTCCATGGATGGGCGGAAAACGACAAATTTACCGAGCTTGCTTAGGAATGAAAATTGGCGAGAAAACAGCAATTGCTTATAAAGTAATGCCGGACTTATTTTTCCCTGAGAAGATTACGATTGGCGCCAATTCGATTATTGGTTATCAAACGACTATTTTAACGCATGAATATTTAATTGCCGAATATTGTATCGGTGAAGTGGTGATTGGAAACAATGTCATGGTTGGTGCAAATGTGACTATTCTTCCCGGTGTAACAATTGGGGATGGCGCTACTATCGCTGCGGGAGCTATAGTTTCAAAAGATGTACCGCCTGAAAGTTTTGCTTATGGTAATCCTTTAATAATTAAAGAAAAAGTTATTTTGAAGTAA
- the lgt gene encoding prolipoprotein diacylglyceryl transferase produces MDNGVQPLDPVAIQLGNISVKWYGVIIASAVVIALLLALSEANKRKMDKEIIVDLLIWAIPISIISARIYYVIFEWDFYKNNLGEIVKIWHGGIAIYGALIGAVLTAVIFSRIKKISFWQLADVIAPSLIIAQAIGRWGNFMNQEAHGAETTRTFLENLHLPEFIINQMYIDGAYYQPTFLYESLWNVIGFIILLVIRRTKIRRGELFLSYVIWYSFGRFFIEGMRTDSLMWGDFRVSQVLSVLLIILSIGIIVYRRLKMNPPYYMEDKYGKVAKEIKS; encoded by the coding sequence ATGGATAATGGTGTACAGCCACTTGATCCAGTGGCGATTCAACTTGGGAATATTTCTGTAAAATGGTATGGAGTAATTATTGCTTCAGCCGTTGTGATTGCGTTACTTCTGGCGCTTAGTGAAGCAAATAAACGTAAAATGGATAAAGAAATCATTGTCGATTTACTTATATGGGCGATTCCAATTTCGATTATTAGTGCTAGAATTTACTATGTTATTTTTGAATGGGACTTTTATAAGAATAACTTAGGTGAAATTGTGAAGATTTGGCACGGAGGTATTGCCATATATGGAGCTTTAATTGGTGCAGTACTGACAGCAGTTATTTTTTCACGTATTAAGAAAATTTCGTTTTGGCAGTTAGCAGATGTGATTGCCCCAAGTTTAATTATTGCACAAGCGATTGGGCGTTGGGGAAACTTCATGAACCAAGAAGCTCATGGTGCAGAAACAACTAGGACTTTTCTGGAGAATTTACATTTACCAGAATTTATTATCAACCAGATGTACATAGATGGAGCTTATTACCAACCAACGTTTTTATATGAAAGTTTATGGAACGTAATTGGGTTTATTATATTGCTAGTGATTCGCCGTACGAAAATACGTCGTGGGGAGCTTTTCCTTAGTTATGTGATTTGGTATTCGTTTGGAAGATTCTTTATTGAAGGAATGAGGACGGATAGCTTGATGTGGGGAGATTTCCGCGTTTCGCAAGTCTTGTCTGTGTTGTTGATTATTCTATCGATTGGAATAATTGTATACCGCCGACTAAAAATGAATCCACCTTATTATATGGAAGATAAGTACGGAAAAGTAGCAAAGGAAATTAAAAGTTAA
- the trxB gene encoding thioredoxin-disulfide reductase has product MASEEKIYDVIIIGAGPAGMTAALYTSRADLDTLMIERGVPGGQMVNTAEVENYPGFDSILGPDLSDKMLSGAKQFGAEYAYGDIKEVIDGKEFKTVTAGSKTYKARAIIIATGAEHRKLGADGEDELSGRGVSYCAVCDGAFFKGRELVVVGGGDSAVEEGTYLTRYADKVTIIHRRDKLRAQQILQDRAFKDEKVDFIWNSTVEEIIGDGKKVTGAKLVSTVDGSESIMPIDGVFIYVGLVPLTKAFLNLGITDDEGYIVTDEEMRTNRPGIFAAGDVRAKSLRQIVTATGDGGLAGQNAQKYVEELKEELEKEAAK; this is encoded by the coding sequence ATGGCTAGTGAAGAAAAAATTTATGATGTGATTATTATTGGGGCGGGACCAGCTGGAATGACAGCGGCTCTTTATACTTCCCGTGCAGATTTAGATACATTAATGATTGAACGTGGTGTACCAGGCGGACAAATGGTAAATACAGCTGAGGTAGAAAACTATCCTGGATTTGACAGTATATTAGGACCAGATTTGTCTGATAAAATGCTTAGTGGCGCAAAACAATTTGGTGCTGAGTATGCATATGGTGATATTAAAGAAGTAATTGATGGTAAAGAATTTAAAACGGTAACGGCCGGTTCGAAAACATACAAAGCTCGGGCGATTATTATTGCTACTGGAGCAGAACATCGTAAACTTGGCGCAGACGGTGAGGATGAGCTTAGTGGACGCGGTGTATCTTACTGTGCAGTTTGTGATGGGGCATTTTTTAAAGGACGTGAGTTGGTTGTTGTTGGTGGTGGTGACTCTGCTGTTGAAGAAGGAACTTACTTGACTCGCTATGCTGATAAAGTAACTATTATTCACCGTCGTGATAAATTACGCGCGCAACAAATTTTACAAGATCGCGCATTTAAAGATGAAAAAGTGGATTTCATATGGAATAGTACAGTAGAAGAAATTATTGGTGATGGCAAAAAAGTAACTGGAGCCAAACTAGTTTCTACAGTAGATGGTTCCGAATCAATCATGCCGATCGATGGTGTCTTCATCTATGTTGGACTTGTACCACTTACGAAAGCGTTCTTGAATTTAGGTATTACGGATGATGAGGGCTATATCGTAACGGATGAAGAAATGCGTACAAACCGTCCTGGTATTTTTGCAGCAGGGGATGTCCGTGCTAAAAGTTTACGCCAAATTGTTACTGCTACAGGTGACGGGGGACTTGCTGGACAAAATGCACAAAAATATGTAGAAGAATTAAAAGAAGAACTAGAAAAAGAAGCAGCAAAATAA
- a CDS encoding aldose epimerase family protein, whose amino-acid sequence MIFIEVQKQYFGELKGETVWQWTLINDQGMKMSVLNYGAIVTSIETADKLGEFANVSLGFSNLDDYLAYSPYFGAVVGPVAGRITKGQFHLDGEEFQLSQNNGNNSLHGGKTNFSKRIWDVGVEEEPNQVVMTFRYQWPDGENGYPGKIDTKMSYTLNNKNEWLIDYEAETEKPTIYNPSHHIYFNLTGENGSTVLEHQLKVNSEQFLPVDAETLPIGGIWSVKDSVFNLQTGNEIAEITSSADEQIKIVGTGLDHAFILKHENKKPDVVLFDPKSGRCVEMETTSDAVVVYTANSLASKFEIDGMPVPKYAGITMETQGLVDAINQQGFGDIVLRPGERFKSRTTFRFTVDRRNI is encoded by the coding sequence GTGATTTTCATCGAAGTACAAAAACAATATTTTGGCGAGTTAAAAGGCGAGACTGTTTGGCAGTGGACGTTAATAAATGACCAAGGAATGAAAATGAGCGTTTTAAATTATGGAGCAATAGTTACTTCAATTGAAACTGCTGATAAATTAGGTGAGTTTGCAAATGTTAGTCTGGGCTTTTCGAATTTGGATGATTATTTAGCTTATTCACCTTATTTTGGCGCCGTGGTTGGTCCTGTTGCTGGACGAATTACAAAAGGTCAATTTCATTTGGATGGTGAAGAGTTTCAGTTGTCACAAAATAATGGCAATAATTCGCTTCATGGTGGGAAAACAAATTTTAGTAAAAGAATATGGGATGTAGGTGTAGAGGAAGAACCAAATCAAGTTGTCATGACATTTCGGTATCAGTGGCCAGACGGAGAGAATGGCTATCCTGGAAAAATAGATACAAAAATGAGTTACACGCTAAACAACAAAAACGAATGGCTAATTGATTATGAGGCAGAGACTGAAAAGCCAACTATTTATAACCCAAGCCATCATATTTACTTTAACCTTACTGGAGAAAATGGCTCCACAGTTTTAGAACATCAACTTAAGGTTAACAGTGAGCAATTTTTACCTGTAGATGCTGAAACGCTCCCAATTGGGGGAATTTGGTCAGTGAAAGATTCTGTTTTCAATCTACAGACGGGAAATGAAATTGCTGAAATTACTAGTAGTGCTGACGAGCAAATAAAAATAGTAGGAACAGGGCTTGATCATGCTTTTATTTTAAAACATGAAAATAAAAAGCCTGATGTGGTTTTATTTGATCCTAAATCAGGTAGATGTGTAGAAATGGAGACAACCTCGGATGCGGTTGTAGTCTATACTGCAAATAGTTTGGCAAGTAAATTTGAGATTGATGGAATGCCCGTGCCAAAATATGCTGGAATAACGATGGAAACACAAGGCTTAGTGGATGCGATTAATCAACAGGGATTTGGTGATATTGTTCTAAGGCCAGGAGAGAGGTTCAAGTCTAGAACTACTTTCCGTTTTACAGTGGATAGACGAAATATATAG